Genomic window (Flavobacteriales bacterium):
CCCGCATCGGTGCGGACACCTCCCTCATCAGGTGAAGCGAAGTGGATCTACCGTCCACGATAGCCAGATCCTTCACCACATCGTCCGGGGTGGCTCCGGGGCGCAGCATCGTAAGGATGTCGCCGGGTACGATGGCGGCTTGTGGGAGCACCGTGGCGGCACATCCCGACAGGAACAGGAAAAACAGGGATCTCTTCAGGAGCATGGTCCAAAATTAGACGCTCCGGGCTTGGCATTCGTGGCCCGGGTCCATCAGGACTTAATGATTATTCTTGCGTGAAATTCGACCACCATGAGCAGCATGGGAAGATCCATCGTATTAGCATTTGCACTTTTAATGTCGCTTGCCGCCATGGCCCAAAAAGGCATGCAGGATGTTGTTTACCTGAAGAACGGCAGCATCATCCGCGGAATGGTGATCGAGCAGGTGCCCGGTGTTTCCATCAAGGTGGAGACTGCGGACAAGAGCGTCTTCGTATATCCGATGGATGAGGTGGAGAAGATCACGAAGGAGCCGGCCGTGAGGTCCTCCGTGGCGAACGCCGGGATCGGGAAAGGCTATGAGGGCCTGGTGCAGGTGGGTTATGGCATCGGCGTGGGACTGTACGGGGAGGACCGGGCGAAATTCAATTTCATCAACGGCTACCGTTTCAACCCCCACTTGATGACCGGTATCGGCGTGGGCGTCAGGGCTTACACGGGTTCCGGCGAGACCACGTTGTTCGTGCCCTTCTTCCTGCATGTTCGCTACACCCCCTTGGACCGTAAGATCTCGCCCTATTTAGCGGTTGACTTCGGCACATCCTTCAATGCCTCGGAAGATTTCAGGACGGAGGGGATCATGCTGAACGCGGGTCTTGGCGTGAGCATCCGGACCGGGGAAAGCACGGCCCTGCTGCTCGGCTTTGGGCTGGATCTGCAAAAGCACAGTGTTTACGAGCTGATGCGGATCAATTATCGCAACGAGCTCGTTGAACGCGGCGTGAACTCGAGTGCCTTGAGCTTCAACGTCGGATTCTCCTTCTGACGTGGGAACCCGCCTTACCGCTGCAGGAGAACGCGCACCGACCCCATGCCTTCATCCGCTTGGAACCGGAGCAGGTAAATGCCGTCCGGCACCTCTTTCCCGAACGTGAATTCCACGCTTCCGTGCGCATCACGAATGCTCTTTTCCGCGACCATGTGCCCGTCCATGGCGATCATCCGTAAGGCCACCTTCCCTTCTAACCTTGGATCGATCACTTGTACCTGGTCCGTTGCCGGTTGAGGGAATACGCGCGTTTCCGGCGGACTTTGTTCCGCGATACCGGTGACCGAACAGTTGGACGGACCACTGGCCAACGGTTCCAGGAAAGCGGCGATGTTGGCGGCACGCTGGACCAGGTTGCCCGGCGCATGATAGCTGCCGTTGTTGCCGTACCGTATGCAATCGATCACAGCGATGTCGCTGTTGAAGGGATCGCAGGAGATGAAGTCCGTGGTGAAATTGGGCGGATCGGGCATCGCCTCGAACGTGGCCTTGATCGCATTACTGCCGAGAATGATGGGATAGGTGTAGTGCCATGGAGTTGCTCCGAGGTTGCAGTATCCGGACATGGTCTGGTACGGCCTTCCGACGTTGAAGGGGACGATGCCATCGCAGCTCTGATGGAAGAGGTAGACGCTCGGTGTATCCACGCCCTGCCACCAGTCCAGTGCGATCGCATCCGTGGGCACGCCGCCGAACAGGTTCACCACGCCACGGACGCGCGCATCCGTCCCGTTCAGGTTCAACGTGCCGTCAACGGGGCCAAGGTCAGGACGTTGGAGCATGGTGCCGGTCGGGGTCCATGTCTGCAGCCCGCAGGCGTAGCCGGTCTGGTTCAGCAGGTTCGCGCCGGGCACGGGCGCGTCGGGGAGATCACCGCAGGAGGCGGGTTTTTCCTCCGGCCGGTCCAAGAAGCCCACCGCCAGCGCGTTGAAACCACCGGCGCTCTCACCGCCCACGAAGGTCTTATCAGCGCAGGTACTGTCGATGTCAGCACGCGCTTTCAGCCAGCGGATCGCCCCCTTCACGTCCTGTTGCGCCCGGTAGAGCGCCCGCACCATTTCCAAGGTGTCCGCCGCGTACAGGCTGAGGTATGCCCCTGGCCATACGGGCGGCCCTGCCGGAGTGGGCACATAGGCCGCCTTCTGATAGCCCAGCCGATAGTTCACGCTGGCCACCACATAGCCACGGCCGGCAAAAGCACGCGCCAAACCCACCACCCCGCTGTTGCCGTCGTTCTTGCAACCGGCCAACCAGGAACCGCCATGCACCAAGACGAGCAAGGGACGGGCATCGTCCGTGTTGCCGATCGGCTTGTACAGGTCCAGCGTCAACGTCACCGGGACGCCGAGGTAGTTCGGGGCGGTGCCATAGACCAGGTTGCTGTCCACGCGGAAGGCGAATTGATCGGGCGTGACATAGTTCTGGGTGCAAGCCGCCTGTGAAAGCAGGAAAAGCAGCGGCAACGTGAGCGAGCGTCCGGTCATGGATGTTGTGTAGAACTGCAAGTTATGTACTGGAGAGGGAGTTAGGCCAGAGAACCCAAGAACTGGCGCTAGAGTTAGGCCGGCACGAACCTCCGGCCAACGGCCGTCCTCTCGTGCCAGTGTCAATGGTTGCCGTGCCAGGGTCCAGGACCGCCGACTTTCCATGTTCGTACTGTTCAACTGCCGCTACCTTCACGGCCCGATCCCAATTCCATATCCAAAGGCATGTCCCTTACCCTTGATAACGCCGGTAATAACAATGAGGACAAGCGCCTCTTTCTCCTGGACGCCTTCGCCTTGATCTACCGCGCCTATTTCAGTTTCATCCGCAACCCGCGCATCAATAGCCAGCGGATGAATACCAGCGCGGCCTTTGGCTTCACGCTGACGTTGATGGACCTGATCAAGCGGGAGAAACCCACGCACATCGCCGTGGTATTCGACACCGCCGCGCCCACCGAACGGCACATCACGCACGTTGAATACAAAGCCAACCGGCAGGAGATGCCGGACGACATCCGCAGCAACGTGCCGTATATCCGCCGCATCATTGAGGCATTCAACATCCCGGTGATCGAAAGCGACGGCTACGAGGCGGACGATGTGATCGGCACACTGGCCAAGAAAGCGGAAAGGGAAGGCTACACCACCTATATGGTGACGCCCGACAAGGACTTCGGACAATTGGTGACCGGGAAGATCTTAATGTATAAGCCCGGCCGCAGTGGCGCGCCACCAGAACTATTGGGGCCGAAGGAAGTCTGCGCGCGCTGGGACCTGGAGAACACCGATCAGGTGCGCGACATCCTCGGCCTGATGGGCGACGCGGTGGACAACATCCCCGGCATTCCCGGCATCGGCGAGAAGACCGCCATGAAGCTGGTGAAACAGTTCGGCAGCTTGGAAGGCGTCATCGACGGTGTGGAGCAGCTCAAGGGCAAGCAGAAGGAGAACGTGATCGCCTTCGCGGAGCAGGGCCGGATGAGCAAGGCGTTGGCCACCATCCTGGTGGACGCACCTGTGGAGGTGGACCATACCGCACTGCACCTGGATCCGCCGGACGAGGAGAAGATCAAGGAGGTGTTCAGCGAACTGGAATTCCGCAGTCTGTTGAAGGCCGTACTGGGCGTAGATGCACAAGTGGAAGCCGCGCCCGCAGCACGCAAAAAGGCGGCAGTGCATGCGGACCAGATCAGCATGTTCGGGAGTGAAGGAGGTGAGGGAGGCGATGGAAGGGAGGGAAACGAGGGGGGGATGGGAAGTGCTGCCATGGCCGACCTCACCACCACCCCGCACGATTACCGAATCGCCGACACGCCTGAAAGACAGACGGCCTTGGCTAAGGAGCTGACCGTGCTGGAGAAATTCTGTTTTGACACCGAGACCGACGCCCTCTCCGTGCAGAATGCGGAGCTGGTGGGCCTCTCCTTCAGCTGGAAAGCACATGAAGGATGGTACGTCCCGGTGCCCGCCGGGAAGGAGCATGCACAGCCCGTTGTGGAGCGCTTCCGTGCCGTGCTGGAGGACCTGAAGATCGAAAAGGTGGCGCAGAACCTCAAGTATGACATGCTGGTGATGGAGCGCTACGGCGTCAGCGTGAAAGGCCCGCAGTTCGACACCATGCTCGCGCACTTCCTGCTGGAATCCGACCTGCGGCACGGCATGGACTACATGGCCGAGACCATCCTGCACTACAGGCCGAAGCCGATCACCGATCTGATCGGGCCGAAAGGCAAAGGCCAGAAGACCATGCGCGACGTGCCCGTGGAAGCGGTGGCGGAATATGCCGCGGAAGATGCCGACATCACCTGGCAGCTCCATGAAAAACTGGCGCCTCAACTGAAGGAAAAGGAACAGGAAAAACTCTTCAAGGAAGTGGAGATGCCGCTAGTGCGCGTGTTGGCGGACATGGAGCGCGAGGGCATCCGCCTGGACGTGGACGCATTGAACGCCTTCAGCAAGGAACTGGGCGAGGACATCCTGGTCCTGCAGGAGAAGATCATCGCGGCCTGCGGCGTACAATTCAATATCGATTCGCCCAAGCAGTTAGGCGATGTGCTGTTCGAGACGCTGAAGCTTGGCGGCGAGAAGCCGAAGAAGACACGCACCGGCCAGTACCAGACCAGCGAGGACGTGCTGAGCGCCATGGCCCACGAACATGCCGTCATCCCTTTGATCCTGGACTACCGTAGCCTGCGGAAGTTGAAAGGCACCTATGTGGATACGCTTCCGCTCGCCGTGGACCCTGCGGACGGCCGCGTCCACACCAACTACCGTCAGGCCGTGGCGGCCACGGGCCGGTTGAGCAGTGATGAGCCGAACCTGCAGAACATCCCGATCCGCACGGAGAAGGGCCGTGAGATCCGCAAGGCCTTCGTGCCGCGTGATGAAAATTACGGCCTGCTCAGCGCGGACTATTCGCAGATCGAACTGCGCATCATTGCGCACATGAGCGGCGACGCCAACATGCAAGAGGCCTTCCGGCAAGGGCTGGACATCCACGCGGCCACGGCGGCCAAGGTGTTCAATACGCCCATCGAAGCGGTAACCCGTGAACAGCGTGGCCGTGCCAAGGCCGTCAACTTTGGTATAGCCTACGGGCAAGGCGCGTTCGGCCTCAGCCAGAACCTCGGCATCCCGCGCGGGGAGGCACAGGGCATCATCGACGGCTACTTCGCGGAATTCCCCGGCGTGAAAGGCTACATGGACGAGATGATCGGTTTCTGCCGGGAGCACGGATACGTGCAGACCATGATGGGGCGCCGGCGTTACCTGCCGGACATCCAAAGTGGCAACAACACCGTGCGTGCGGCGGCGGAGCGGGTGGCCATCAATGCGCCCATGCAGGGCAGCGCGGCGGACATCATCAAGGTGGCCATGATCAGGATCCATGACAAGATCCGGGCGGAACGCATGAAAAGCAAATTGCTCCTGCAGGTCCACGACGAACTGGTGTTCGACTGCTTGTTGGAAGAGGAGGAAGAGCTGATGGCGATGGTGAAAGAGTTGATGGAAGGAGCGCTTGCCTTGGCCGTACCGCTCGTTGTTGACATGCGCGTGGGGAAAAACTGGCTGGAGGCCCATTGATCCGGACCTTTCGGATAGGCACCTTTACCCCGTTCATCAATTCCGAAGTAAGCCCACATGCGACCGAACTCCATCATTTACGCCACGATCGCGACCTTGACGTTGGCCGCATGCGGCGGCGAACAGCCGCAACAGGACAACCTCACCGTTACCCCGGTGGACTCCACCGCAGCGCTTCGCGCCGA
Coding sequences:
- a CDS encoding carboxylesterase family protein — protein: MTGRSLTLPLLFLLSQAACTQNYVTPDQFAFRVDSNLVYGTAPNYLGVPVTLTLDLYKPIGNTDDARPLLVLVHGGSWLAGCKNDGNSGVVGLARAFAGRGYVVASVNYRLGYQKAAYVPTPAGPPVWPGAYLSLYAADTLEMVRALYRAQQDVKGAIRWLKARADIDSTCADKTFVGGESAGGFNALAVGFLDRPEEKPASCGDLPDAPVPGANLLNQTGYACGLQTWTPTGTMLQRPDLGPVDGTLNLNGTDARVRGVVNLFGGVPTDAIALDWWQGVDTPSVYLFHQSCDGIVPFNVGRPYQTMSGYCNLGATPWHYTYPIILGSNAIKATFEAMPDPPNFTTDFISCDPFNSDIAVIDCIRYGNNGSYHAPGNLVQRAANIAAFLEPLASGPSNCSVTGIAEQSPPETRVFPQPATDQVQVIDPRLEGKVALRMIAMDGHMVAEKSIRDAHGSVEFTFGKEVPDGIYLLRFQADEGMGSVRVLLQR
- the polA gene encoding DNA polymerase I; the protein is MSLTLDNAGNNNEDKRLFLLDAFALIYRAYFSFIRNPRINSQRMNTSAAFGFTLTLMDLIKREKPTHIAVVFDTAAPTERHITHVEYKANRQEMPDDIRSNVPYIRRIIEAFNIPVIESDGYEADDVIGTLAKKAEREGYTTYMVTPDKDFGQLVTGKILMYKPGRSGAPPELLGPKEVCARWDLENTDQVRDILGLMGDAVDNIPGIPGIGEKTAMKLVKQFGSLEGVIDGVEQLKGKQKENVIAFAEQGRMSKALATILVDAPVEVDHTALHLDPPDEEKIKEVFSELEFRSLLKAVLGVDAQVEAAPAARKKAAVHADQISMFGSEGGEGGDGREGNEGGMGSAAMADLTTTPHDYRIADTPERQTALAKELTVLEKFCFDTETDALSVQNAELVGLSFSWKAHEGWYVPVPAGKEHAQPVVERFRAVLEDLKIEKVAQNLKYDMLVMERYGVSVKGPQFDTMLAHFLLESDLRHGMDYMAETILHYRPKPITDLIGPKGKGQKTMRDVPVEAVAEYAAEDADITWQLHEKLAPQLKEKEQEKLFKEVEMPLVRVLADMEREGIRLDVDALNAFSKELGEDILVLQEKIIAACGVQFNIDSPKQLGDVLFETLKLGGEKPKKTRTGQYQTSEDVLSAMAHEHAVIPLILDYRSLRKLKGTYVDTLPLAVDPADGRVHTNYRQAVAATGRLSSDEPNLQNIPIRTEKGREIRKAFVPRDENYGLLSADYSQIELRIIAHMSGDANMQEAFRQGLDIHAATAAKVFNTPIEAVTREQRGRAKAVNFGIAYGQGAFGLSQNLGIPRGEAQGIIDGYFAEFPGVKGYMDEMIGFCREHGYVQTMMGRRRYLPDIQSGNNTVRAAAERVAINAPMQGSAADIIKVAMIRIHDKIRAERMKSKLLLQVHDELVFDCLLEEEEELMAMVKELMEGALALAVPLVVDMRVGKNWLEAH